In Pirellulales bacterium, one genomic interval encodes:
- a CDS encoding tetratricopeptide repeat protein, whose translation MLTTIQHPVDKWLRECGGMFPADPEAAWRRVVVARILLEIGEQDAIDADFTTTLEFMRKHALPGSWYLGDAEAVMGKLRSAQGRDEEAEAHLIAGLNILRKSRGDQHWLTREAATALVKFYKKTGREAEAVPYEPLLQVPQLAE comes from the coding sequence TTGCTAACCACCATTCAGCATCCCGTTGACAAATGGTTGCGTGAATGTGGAGGGATGTTTCCTGCAGATCCGGAAGCAGCATGGCGACGAGTTGTCGTTGCCAGAATCCTTTTAGAGATTGGAGAACAAGACGCTATTGATGCGGACTTTACTACGACACTTGAGTTCATGCGTAAACATGCGTTGCCTGGCAGTTGGTATCTTGGGGATGCAGAAGCAGTCATGGGCAAGCTGCGCAGCGCGCAAGGGCGTGACGAAGAGGCCGAGGCCCACTTGATTGCAGGGCTCAATATCCTGCGCAAATCACGTGGCGACCAGCATTGGCTGACGCGCGAAGCAGCCACGGCGCTCGTGAAGTTCTACAAGAAGACCGGCCGCGAGGCCGAGGCCGTTCCTTACGAACCGCTCTTGCAGGTTCCGCAACTGGCCGAATGA
- the efp gene encoding elongation factor P produces the protein MRSFRLIRPSRRSVAGTRQPAADKHIPRRLENEAGFDVATYNTSEFKKGLKVQIEGDPFLMIECNFVKPGKGQAMYKCRLKNLIRGTVLDRTYKSGDSIDAADITEIESQFLYKQQDKFVFMDNASYEQYELTKDQVDDAWKYLKEGMICSMVLFNDSPISVTPPNHVVLKIEYCEPAVRGNTATNLTKPVKVETGAEFLCPAFVEMGESIRLDTRTGDYIERVKE, from the coding sequence ATGCGGTCCTTCCGCCTGATTCGGCCCTCGCGCCGAAGCGTAGCGGGTACACGGCAACCCGCTGCCGATAAGCATATCCCCCGCCGATTGGAAAACGAAGCAGGATTCGACGTGGCTACGTACAACACCAGCGAGTTCAAGAAGGGTCTCAAGGTCCAGATCGAGGGCGATCCGTTCTTGATGATCGAGTGCAATTTCGTCAAGCCTGGCAAGGGTCAGGCCATGTATAAGTGCCGGCTGAAGAACCTCATCCGCGGCACGGTCCTCGACCGTACCTACAAAAGCGGCGATTCCATCGACGCGGCCGACATCACCGAAATCGAATCTCAGTTTCTCTACAAGCAGCAAGACAAGTTCGTCTTCATGGATAATGCCTCGTACGAGCAGTACGAGCTGACGAAAGACCAGGTCGACGACGCCTGGAAGTACCTCAAAGAGGGCATGATCTGCAGCATGGTGTTGTTCAACGACAGCCCCATCAGCGTGACGCCCCCCAATCACGTGGTCCTCAAGATCGAATACTGCGAGCCGGCGGTGCGCGGCAACACCGCCACCAACCTGACCAAGCCGGTCAAGGTCGAGACGGGCGCCGAGTTCCTTTGCCCCGCCTTTGTCGAGATGGGCGAGTCGATCCGGCTCGATACCCGCACCGGCGACTACATCGAACGCGTCAAAGAGTAG
- a CDS encoding universal stress protein, with the protein MKVLIGVDGSDHSFAAVRQAGRLLAAGKDEVAFYYSPPEIRVKAKGSSPTAAAKHARDLLSSSVFEQSRKHLPEPLRASVHEIVGTQHPRHGLMVAAEEWRADLIVVGARGVGTMQKLLLGSVSDSVVQTSHVPVLVVRGNAVAADGERVLLGVDGSAASREAGAFLKNFTWTPGSAGRLVYVMESMFAGELPTWLAEKARDAEVEKMAQAWIAEHDAERAQRRQELIAFSSELPELFHHQEPIVAEGTPAEHVLKAADETKANLIVLGARGLGVWKRLLVGSTSHKVLLHAQASVLIVRQREQP; encoded by the coding sequence ATGAAAGTCTTGATCGGTGTCGACGGATCCGACCACAGTTTTGCCGCCGTACGACAGGCCGGCCGACTCCTGGCCGCGGGCAAGGATGAAGTCGCCTTCTACTACTCGCCGCCGGAGATCCGGGTGAAGGCGAAGGGCTCATCGCCGACGGCAGCCGCCAAGCACGCGCGAGATCTGCTCTCTAGCAGCGTGTTTGAACAGTCACGCAAGCACCTGCCCGAGCCGCTGCGCGCCAGCGTCCACGAGATTGTCGGCACGCAGCATCCGCGGCATGGCCTGATGGTGGCCGCCGAGGAATGGCGGGCCGATCTGATCGTCGTCGGCGCGCGGGGCGTCGGCACGATGCAGAAGCTGCTGTTGGGAAGCGTGTCGGACTCGGTGGTTCAGACGTCGCACGTGCCGGTGCTCGTGGTTCGCGGCAATGCTGTCGCGGCCGATGGCGAGCGCGTGCTGCTCGGCGTTGACGGTTCGGCCGCCTCGCGCGAAGCGGGAGCATTCTTGAAGAACTTCACCTGGACACCCGGAAGCGCCGGGCGGCTGGTCTATGTGATGGAGTCGATGTTCGCCGGCGAGTTGCCCACCTGGCTGGCCGAAAAGGCGCGCGACGCCGAGGTCGAGAAGATGGCCCAGGCCTGGATCGCCGAGCACGATGCCGAACGGGCCCAGCGCCGCCAGGAACTGATCGCGTTTAGCAGCGAGCTGCCCGAGCTGTTTCACCACCAGGAACCGATCGTGGCCGAGGGGACGCCGGCCGAACACGTCCTGAAGGCGGCCGATGAAACGAAGGCCAACCTGATTGTACTCGGCGCCCGGGGCTTGGGGGTCTGGAAGCGTCTGCTCGTGGGGAGCACGTCGCACAAAGTGCTGCTGCACGCACAAGCGAGCGTGCTGATCGTACGGCAACGCGAACAACCTTGA
- a CDS encoding nuclear transport factor 2 family protein, with translation MPQDSTAANLLALNQKLLNAIFAADWKTYEQLCDPTITCFEPEAKGHLVSGMAFHRYYFDLGASKSAVNVTMAEPHVRVVGDVGIVSYVRLVQKLGPDGSPITAQCEETRVWQRQGDSWRHVHFHRSLP, from the coding sequence ATGCCCCAAGACTCCACCGCAGCAAACCTGCTCGCCCTGAATCAAAAGCTGCTCAACGCCATTTTTGCCGCCGATTGGAAGACGTACGAGCAACTCTGCGATCCTACGATCACCTGCTTCGAGCCTGAGGCGAAGGGGCATCTCGTCTCAGGCATGGCCTTTCATCGCTATTACTTCGATCTCGGCGCGAGCAAGTCGGCCGTGAACGTGACGATGGCCGAACCGCACGTGCGCGTGGTGGGAGACGTCGGCATCGTCTCCTACGTGCGGCTGGTGCAAAAGCTGGGGCCAGACGGCTCCCCGATCACGGCGCAGTGCGAGGAAACGCGCGTCTGGCAGCGTCAGGGTGATTCCTGGCGGCACGTCCACTTCCACCGCTCGCTGCCGTAA
- the genX gene encoding EF-P lysine aminoacylase GenX produces the protein MSEAIDPHAWRPTASLENLARRAALLRRVREFFHTRGFLEVETPILSHDIVVDRHLDPFATRWTPETTRPEIGETLWLQTSPEFGMKRLLAAGAGPIYQITRAFRNGEAGPLHNAEFTILEWYRPGDNLAAGMSLLSDVAECLFARGPADRLSYAEAFQCELGLDPHRAEATELKAACERAGVAVPASLAPDDRDGWLDLLVSECIQPKLGLARPTILYDYPASQSALARVRHEEPPVAERFELFVDGVELANGYHELTNAAELRARNTRANIARHSDGKQTLPEESRLLDAMEAGLSDCAGVALGFDRALMLAVGAKSIDEVIAFPRERA, from the coding sequence ATGAGCGAAGCAATCGACCCGCACGCTTGGCGCCCCACGGCGAGCCTCGAGAATCTCGCACGCCGCGCAGCACTATTGCGCCGCGTGCGCGAGTTCTTCCACACGCGCGGCTTTCTCGAAGTCGAGACACCGATCCTCTCGCACGACATCGTGGTGGACCGCCACCTCGATCCCTTCGCCACGCGCTGGACGCCGGAAACGACTCGTCCGGAAATCGGCGAGACGCTCTGGCTCCAGACATCCCCCGAGTTCGGCATGAAGCGGCTGCTCGCCGCCGGCGCGGGGCCGATCTACCAGATAACGCGGGCTTTTCGCAACGGCGAGGCCGGCCCGCTGCACAACGCCGAGTTTACCATCCTCGAATGGTATCGCCCCGGCGATAATCTGGCCGCCGGCATGTCGTTGCTCTCGGACGTGGCCGAATGCCTCTTCGCGCGAGGGCCGGCCGACCGCCTGAGCTACGCCGAGGCGTTCCAATGCGAACTGGGCCTCGATCCGCATCGCGCCGAGGCGACCGAGTTGAAAGCGGCTTGCGAACGGGCAGGAGTCGCCGTGCCGGCCAGTCTTGCACCGGACGATCGCGACGGCTGGCTCGACCTGCTCGTGAGCGAGTGCATTCAGCCGAAGTTGGGCCTCGCACGGCCGACGATTCTCTACGACTATCCGGCCTCGCAGAGCGCCCTGGCAAGAGTGCGACACGAGGAGCCCCCCGTCGCCGAGCGATTCGAGCTTTTTGTGGACGGCGTCGAGTTGGCCAACGGCTACCACGAATTGACCAACGCCGCTGAGCTTCGAGCACGCAACACACGCGCCAACATCGCTCGCCATTCCGATGGTAAACAAACGCTCCCCGAAGAGAGCCGTCTGCTCGACGCCATGGAGGCAGGCTTGTCCGACTGCGCCGGCGTGGCCCTGGGATTCGATCGCGCCCTCATGCTGGCCGTCGGTGCGAAGTCGATCGACGAAGTCATCGCCTTCCCGCGCGAGAGAGCATAA
- the holA gene encoding DNA polymerase III subunit delta, which translates to MPAALNALDYLAAQAKHPAPAVCVAFGDEPFLKREVLLALRREVLGGGDGDFSLTRLEGRAAALRDVLDELATLSLFGSSGRRLVVVEGADEFVSAHRAALEDYVAKPRGASVLLLDVKTFPSTTRLYKAVASSGLLIDCAPPTDAKIQKWLVGWARERHEIKLEAAAAELMVEIVGRSLGVLDQELAKLAAFAGPGETVKRDTVADLVGGWRAKTIWVLLDAALEGDAKTALEQLDLLLGGGENPVGLMAQMGSSLRRFAAAARLIAASRSGRGAISLRDALVEAGMKPFVLAKAEAQLRQLGRARAEQLYTWLLETDLALKGASSLPPRTLLEQLIVRLSKGAAPPAPAPEPRRGAASAR; encoded by the coding sequence ATGCCCGCAGCACTGAACGCTCTCGACTACCTCGCTGCCCAGGCCAAGCATCCTGCGCCGGCGGTGTGCGTGGCGTTTGGGGATGAGCCGTTTCTGAAGCGTGAGGTGCTGCTTGCCTTACGGCGCGAGGTGCTCGGCGGGGGAGACGGTGATTTTTCGCTCACGAGGCTCGAAGGGCGCGCGGCCGCGCTGCGCGACGTGCTCGACGAGCTCGCCACGCTGTCGCTTTTCGGCAGCAGCGGGCGGCGGCTCGTCGTGGTCGAAGGAGCGGATGAGTTCGTGTCGGCCCATCGTGCGGCGCTCGAAGATTATGTCGCCAAGCCGCGCGGCGCTTCGGTGCTGCTGCTCGACGTGAAGACGTTCCCCTCGACGACGCGGCTCTACAAGGCGGTCGCCTCCTCGGGCCTGCTCATCGACTGCGCGCCGCCGACCGACGCCAAGATCCAGAAATGGCTCGTCGGTTGGGCGCGCGAGCGGCACGAGATCAAGCTCGAGGCCGCGGCGGCCGAACTGATGGTCGAGATCGTGGGGCGTTCGCTCGGCGTGCTCGATCAAGAACTGGCCAAGCTGGCCGCGTTCGCCGGGCCGGGCGAGACGGTCAAACGCGACACGGTGGCCGACCTCGTCGGCGGCTGGCGCGCCAAGACGATTTGGGTGCTGCTCGACGCGGCTCTCGAGGGAGACGCGAAAACCGCGCTCGAGCAACTCGATCTCCTGCTGGGCGGGGGCGAAAACCCGGTCGGGCTGATGGCCCAAATGGGTTCTTCCTTGCGGCGGTTCGCCGCCGCGGCACGACTGATTGCCGCGTCGCGCAGCGGACGTGGCGCCATTTCGCTACGTGATGCCCTGGTCGAGGCGGGCATGAAGCCCTTCGTCCTCGCCAAGGCCGAAGCGCAATTGCGACAACTGGGGCGCGCACGCGCCGAGCAACTCTACACCTGGCTGCTCGAGACCGACCTGGCGCTCAAAGGGGCCAGCTCGCTCCCGCCACGGACCTTGCTGGAGCAATTGATCGTGCGACTCTCGAAGGGGGCCGCTCCACCGGCGCCAGCACCTGAGCCACGGCGCGGCGCGGCGTCCGCGCGATAA
- the thyX gene encoding FAD-dependent thymidylate synthase — MTTNAEQLEALRWRKIPVLDDGFVCLVDAMGDDQAVVQAARVSYGEGTRKVSDDRGLIRYLMRHRHTTPFEMAEIKLLVRVPMDTWRQWIRHRSASVNEYSTRYSLAIDAAQATPADQWRSQAATNRQGSGDPLDAEIGAKLSGEEAEFQARSRRVYEERIEAGVAREQARKDLPLSTYTEAYWKIDLHNLLHFLALRMDSHAQLEIREYATAIGQEIVRPMFPLVWEAFVDYRMKSMMLTRLDIETIGRLVQHLAAQGRAQATDEDLLAVQDPTWADLKRCRERDECREKLVRLGMMGKAATPAS, encoded by the coding sequence ATGACTACGAACGCCGAACAACTCGAGGCACTTCGCTGGCGCAAGATTCCGGTGCTGGACGATGGATTCGTCTGCCTTGTCGATGCGATGGGAGACGATCAGGCCGTGGTGCAGGCCGCGCGCGTCAGCTATGGCGAAGGGACGCGGAAGGTCTCGGACGATCGCGGCTTGATCCGTTATTTGATGCGGCACCGGCACACGACGCCGTTCGAGATGGCCGAGATCAAGCTGCTGGTCCGCGTGCCGATGGACACCTGGCGGCAGTGGATTCGCCACCGCTCGGCCAGCGTGAACGAGTACAGCACGCGCTACTCGCTGGCGATCGACGCGGCGCAGGCTACGCCCGCCGATCAGTGGCGCAGCCAGGCCGCGACGAACCGCCAGGGGAGCGGGGATCCGCTCGACGCGGAGATCGGCGCGAAGCTCTCGGGCGAAGAGGCCGAGTTTCAGGCCCGCTCGCGCCGCGTGTACGAGGAACGCATCGAGGCGGGGGTGGCCCGCGAGCAGGCGCGCAAGGATCTCCCCCTTTCGACCTATACCGAGGCGTACTGGAAGATCGACCTGCACAACCTGCTGCACTTCCTCGCGCTGCGGATGGACAGCCACGCGCAGCTCGAGATTCGCGAGTATGCCACGGCGATTGGGCAGGAGATCGTGCGGCCGATGTTCCCGTTGGTGTGGGAGGCGTTCGTCGATTATCGGATGAAATCGATGATGCTGACTCGGCTCGACATCGAGACCATCGGCCGGCTCGTGCAACATCTGGCAGCGCAGGGCCGTGCGCAAGCGACGGATGAAGATCTGCTGGCCGTGCAAGACCCCACCTGGGCCGATCTGAAGCGCTGCCGCGAACGGGACGAGTGCCGCGAAAAGCTGGTGCGGCTGGGGATGATGGGGAAGGCCGCTACCCCGGCATCTTGA
- a CDS encoding putative toxin-antitoxin system toxin component, PIN family yields the protein MIQAALDTNVVVRGILASHPQSASRRVLDALYQGDFTLLLSPETLVEIERVLSDESIRSQHGWSPAEIRRFCEGLQGVCRMVAPVTIVPPSLPRDVTDAKWLALVFDAGADFLVTHDTKHLGRLKKFGTTAIVTPAAFLRAVARGAER from the coding sequence ATGATTCAGGCGGCGCTTGATACGAACGTGGTCGTTCGAGGCATTCTTGCATCGCATCCTCAAAGCGCCAGTCGCCGCGTGCTTGACGCACTCTACCAAGGCGACTTTACGCTATTACTCTCGCCCGAGACACTCGTCGAAATCGAGCGAGTCTTATCCGACGAGAGTATTCGCTCACAGCACGGCTGGTCGCCTGCCGAGATCCGAAGATTCTGCGAAGGTTTGCAGGGCGTGTGTCGAATGGTGGCGCCGGTGACGATCGTGCCCCCGTCGCTGCCACGAGACGTCACGGATGCGAAATGGCTTGCTCTGGTGTTTGACGCAGGCGCAGACTTTCTGGTTACCCACGACACGAAGCATCTCGGGCGGCTCAAGAAATTCGGCACGACCGCGATTGTGACGCCAGCGGCATTCTTACGAGCCGTCGCTCGCGGCGCCGAACGATGA
- a CDS encoding IS256 family transposase yields the protein MLELLVDHGFDGMAQAMQTLLNEAMKLERSQALGAQPYERTPDRRGYANGFKAKSLRTRLGTLELAVPQARGIEFYPSALERGTRSERALAAAVAEMYLQGVSTRKVTAVMEQLCGREVTSMQVSRAVQTLDEELTAWRERPLAEVPYLFLDARYEKVRIGGTVVSCALLVAIGVQPDGRRSVLGLSVSLSEAEVHWREFLAGLQARGLHGVRLITSDDHAGLRAALQARFAGVPWQRCQFHLQQNLIDHLPPNVPQDEASRDLRSVFNAPNRAEADRLLGQMVSKHVTSAPKLAAWLEANVPEGLAVFAFPAEHRRRLRTNNALERLNRELKRRTRVASIFPNEASLLRLATAVLMETDDEWQTEKRYLPKTTS from the coding sequence CTGCTTGAGTTGCTTGTCGACCACGGCTTCGACGGCATGGCTCAGGCGATGCAGACGCTGTTGAATGAAGCCATGAAGCTTGAACGCAGCCAGGCGCTGGGCGCGCAGCCCTACGAGCGCACGCCTGACCGCCGCGGCTATGCCAACGGTTTCAAGGCCAAGTCGCTCCGCACCCGCCTGGGCACGCTCGAGCTGGCCGTGCCCCAGGCGCGCGGCATCGAGTTCTATCCGTCGGCTTTGGAGCGTGGCACGCGGAGCGAACGCGCGTTGGCCGCGGCGGTCGCCGAGATGTATCTCCAAGGGGTCTCGACGCGGAAGGTGACCGCCGTGATGGAGCAACTCTGCGGCCGCGAAGTAACCAGCATGCAGGTCAGCCGCGCCGTGCAGACGCTCGACGAAGAGCTGACCGCCTGGCGTGAGCGGCCGTTGGCCGAGGTTCCCTACTTGTTCCTCGACGCCCGCTACGAAAAGGTCCGCATCGGCGGCACCGTGGTCTCCTGCGCGCTCTTGGTCGCGATCGGCGTCCAGCCCGACGGGCGACGCAGCGTGTTGGGCCTGAGCGTCTCGCTTTCCGAAGCCGAGGTGCATTGGCGCGAGTTTCTCGCCGGACTGCAAGCGCGTGGCCTGCACGGCGTGCGGTTGATCACCAGTGACGATCACGCCGGACTGCGGGCCGCCTTGCAGGCCCGATTTGCGGGCGTGCCCTGGCAGCGATGTCAGTTCCACTTACAGCAGAACCTCATCGATCACCTGCCGCCAAACGTACCGCAGGACGAAGCCAGCCGCGATCTGCGCTCGGTGTTCAACGCGCCGAATCGCGCGGAAGCGGATCGGCTGCTGGGCCAGATGGTGTCGAAGCACGTCACGTCGGCGCCGAAGCTAGCGGCCTGGTTGGAGGCCAACGTGCCGGAGGGGCTGGCCGTGTTCGCCTTCCCGGCCGAGCATCGCCGGCGGCTGCGGACGAATAACGCGCTGGAGCGATTGAACCGCGAGCTGAAGCGGCGGACGCGCGTGGCGAGCATCTTCCCCAACGAAGCCTCCTTGCTCCGCCTGGCCACCGCGGTGCTGATGGAGACCGACGATGAGTGGCAAACCGAGAAACGCTACCTCCCCAAGACAACCTCGTAA
- the epmB gene encoding EF-P beta-lysylation protein EpmB: MTILATSRDFVPASREPAARWQTVLRQAVRDVGELCRLLELPESFAKQARAARGPFPLLVPRGYVARMERGNPADPLLRQVLPQADEAADLPGYSADPVGDRAAERAPGLLHKYRGRALLVLTGACAVHCRYCFRREFPYSEVPHTPAAWEPALAEIAHDPSLAEVILSGGDPLMLVDQHLERLVARLESIDHVHRLRLHTRLPIVLPERVDERLLAWLSSTRLHAVVVVHANHPAELSPEVGLTLARLRDAGAMLLNQAVLLRGVNDDVNVLAELSERLQAQGVMPYYLHQLDRVTGAAHFEVEESRGRQIIESLRERLPGYLVPRYVREVAGAPFKVPLDDLRPNDGEEPV; the protein is encoded by the coding sequence ATGACGATTTTAGCGACTTCACGCGACTTTGTCCCGGCGTCCCGGGAGCCTGCGGCACGGTGGCAAACCGTGTTAAGGCAGGCAGTACGGGACGTGGGCGAATTGTGCCGCCTGCTCGAGTTGCCCGAATCGTTCGCGAAACAGGCCCGAGCCGCCCGAGGGCCGTTTCCCCTGCTGGTGCCGCGGGGCTATGTCGCCCGAATGGAACGGGGTAATCCGGCCGATCCGCTGCTGCGGCAGGTGCTTCCCCAGGCGGACGAGGCCGCGGATCTGCCCGGCTACAGTGCCGATCCCGTGGGGGACCGCGCGGCCGAACGAGCCCCAGGGCTGCTGCACAAATATCGCGGCCGTGCCCTGTTGGTGCTGACGGGGGCCTGCGCCGTCCACTGCCGCTACTGCTTCCGGCGGGAGTTTCCTTACAGCGAGGTGCCGCATACCCCCGCCGCCTGGGAACCGGCGCTCGCCGAAATCGCCCACGATCCGTCCCTGGCCGAGGTCATTCTCAGCGGGGGCGACCCCTTGATGCTCGTCGATCAGCACCTGGAGCGGCTGGTGGCGCGGCTGGAGTCGATCGACCACGTGCATCGCCTGCGCCTTCATACGCGTCTGCCGATCGTGCTGCCCGAGCGGGTTGACGAGCGATTGCTGGCCTGGCTCTCCTCGACCCGCCTGCACGCGGTGGTCGTGGTGCATGCGAATCACCCCGCCGAGCTATCGCCCGAGGTCGGCCTGACCCTGGCACGACTGCGCGACGCGGGCGCGATGCTGCTGAACCAGGCGGTGCTCTTGCGCGGGGTCAACGACGACGTCAACGTGCTGGCCGAGCTGAGCGAACGGTTGCAGGCGCAGGGGGTCATGCCGTATTACCTGCACCAGTTGGACCGCGTGACCGGGGCGGCACACTTCGAGGTCGAAGAATCGCGAGGGCGTCAAATCATCGAATCGTTGCGCGAGCGGCTGCCCGGCTATCTCGTGCCCAGATATGTTCGCGAAGTCGCCGGAGCGCCATTCAAGGTGCCGCTCGACGATCTTCGCCCGAATGATGGAGAGGAACCTGTATGA